From Cognatishimia activa, one genomic window encodes:
- a CDS encoding glycosyltransferase family 4 protein, whose protein sequence is MGALEKIAYLTGEYPRATDTFIQREVAELRAMGREVLTCSIRQTGPEHHVGPEQRAEAAKTFHVLKAAKSPIHLLKCHWRFLREDAGRYFSALRLAFSTNPGGVKNSLYQVFYFAEAAVLGAHLKDQGVVHLHNHIAKSSCSVAMLMSEMTGIPFSFTLHGPDIFFAPDHWRLDKKIEKASFVACISHFCRSQAMGFSESATWAKLHIVHCGVDPKKYEGAKPASGQKLLFVGRLAAVKGLPILLQSMVDVEGASLTVIGDGPDRGDLQAQTRDLGLADRVDFVGYKSQDDVAEALKNHDIFVLPSFAEGVPVVLMEAMATERPVITTQIAGIPELVENGVDGFLVPPGNTAALTEALKSLCADTKLQVKMGKSGRQKVTAGYTSKDEAAWLSKLFDGYISNDPPMDVRPGGTA, encoded by the coding sequence ATGGGCGCTTTAGAAAAGATCGCATATCTGACTGGGGAATACCCGCGCGCAACGGATACCTTCATACAGCGCGAGGTTGCTGAATTGCGCGCGATGGGGCGCGAGGTGTTGACCTGTTCCATTCGGCAAACTGGGCCAGAACATCATGTCGGGCCAGAGCAACGCGCGGAAGCGGCTAAAACCTTTCATGTATTGAAGGCCGCAAAATCCCCCATTCATCTTCTTAAATGCCATTGGCGGTTCTTGCGTGAAGATGCGGGACGTTATTTTTCCGCACTTAGATTGGCATTTTCGACCAACCCTGGTGGGGTCAAAAATTCGCTTTACCAGGTGTTCTACTTTGCTGAAGCAGCGGTATTGGGTGCGCATCTAAAAGATCAGGGCGTTGTGCACTTGCACAATCACATTGCAAAATCGAGCTGCTCGGTCGCGATGTTGATGTCGGAAATGACGGGCATACCTTTTAGTTTCACTCTGCATGGGCCGGATATTTTCTTTGCACCGGATCATTGGCGGTTGGACAAGAAGATCGAAAAGGCAAGCTTTGTTGCCTGTATCAGTCATTTCTGCCGTTCACAGGCCATGGGTTTCTCGGAAAGTGCTACATGGGCAAAGCTGCATATTGTGCATTGCGGTGTCGACCCGAAGAAATACGAAGGCGCGAAGCCAGCCTCAGGTCAAAAGCTGCTTTTTGTGGGGCGTCTGGCCGCTGTCAAAGGCCTGCCGATTTTGCTCCAATCTATGGTTGACGTAGAAGGTGCAAGCTTAACAGTGATTGGTGATGGACCGGATAGAGGGGATTTACAGGCTCAAACACGTGATCTGGGTCTGGCGGATCGCGTGGATTTTGTAGGCTACAAATCCCAAGACGATGTCGCTGAGGCATTGAAAAATCACGACATTTTTGTTTTGCCAAGTTTTGCAGAAGGTGTGCCCGTCGTTCTTATGGAAGCTATGGCAACCGAGCGGCCTGTGATAACAACTCAGATCGCAGGGATTCCTGAGCTTGTTGAAAATGGCGTTGATGGCTTCCTTGTGCCGCCCGGCAACACGGCTGCTTTGACAGAAGCGCTTAAGTCGCTTTGTGCTGACACCAAACTACAGGTCAAAATGGGTAAGTCGGGGCGGCAAAAGGTGACTGCGGGCTATACATCAAAGGATGAAGCTGCTTGGCTATCGAAGCTGTTTGATGGATATATCTCCAACGATCCCCCTATGGATGTGAGGCCAGGAGGCACTGCATGA
- a CDS encoding glycosyltransferase, with translation MSVEVGIVAIGRNEGERLKACLASLPEVPVVYVDSGSTDGSVVVAREYGADIVELSAYSPFTAARARREGYERLKQTHNPKFVQFIDGDCLMVQGWLDAALDAMRINPEVGIVTGWRRELHPEVSLYNDLCHHEWNRPAGDILTCGGDMLVRSEVLDQAGPFDDTVIAAEDDEFCVRVRKSGWKIHRIPSEMTRHDAAMLRFGQWWQRAVRSGHGFAQVGHMHPPYFAREQKRVLVYGLAVPAIILLSLIFSPIIAVLGISAYLYNYIRTVSGLRGEGLSTGRALRHASLITLSKLPNAIGLIEFHRRRIFGRKMQIIEYK, from the coding sequence ATGAGCGTAGAGGTTGGTATCGTCGCGATTGGTCGCAATGAAGGAGAGCGACTGAAAGCCTGTCTTGCATCACTTCCTGAGGTGCCAGTTGTCTATGTGGATTCTGGATCAACTGATGGGTCCGTTGTTGTTGCGCGTGAATATGGCGCTGATATTGTTGAACTTTCAGCTTACTCACCTTTCACTGCCGCGCGGGCACGGCGAGAAGGCTATGAGCGATTAAAACAGACGCATAATCCGAAATTTGTACAGTTCATTGATGGCGACTGCCTGATGGTGCAAGGCTGGCTGGATGCAGCACTTGACGCCATGAGAATAAATCCTGAGGTCGGTATTGTGACCGGCTGGCGACGTGAATTGCACCCAGAAGTGAGCCTTTACAATGATCTTTGCCACCACGAATGGAACCGCCCAGCGGGGGACATTCTAACCTGTGGTGGCGACATGCTTGTGCGCTCTGAGGTGTTAGATCAAGCTGGGCCCTTCGATGACACCGTCATTGCTGCTGAAGACGATGAATTCTGTGTGCGAGTCAGAAAGTCAGGCTGGAAAATTCACCGTATTCCCAGTGAAATGACGCGACATGACGCAGCAATGTTGCGCTTTGGTCAATGGTGGCAACGGGCAGTACGATCGGGGCATGGTTTTGCGCAGGTTGGCCATATGCACCCGCCTTACTTCGCGCGTGAACAAAAGCGTGTTCTGGTGTACGGATTGGCGGTTCCTGCAATTATTCTGCTGTCGCTCATTTTCTCGCCAATCATCGCAGTTTTGGGCATTTCTGCCTATCTTTACAACTACATACGCACCGTATCGGGCCTGCGCGGTGAAGGCCTTTCAACGGGCCGAGCCCTAAGACACGCAAGCCTCATCACGCTCTCCAAATTGCCGAATGCCATCGGCCTGATAGAATTCCACCGCCGCCGCATCTTTGGGCGCAAAATGCAGATCATCGAGTATAAGTAA
- a CDS encoding NAD-dependent epimerase/dehydratase family protein: MTKNTIKTAIIGAGYIADWHAQALQATEGAELVAVCDLSASAAEAFAEAYGLVAYTDLQELLDADVCDAVHILTPPSSHADLAIQCLEAGKHCLVEKPVALNFEDTKRITDAADAAGKVFAAGHNFMGLPSYVRLKSATRAGEYGKITSAEINWHFPLAPLRSGPFGLWLLKEPKNLLLELGPHLFAYAVDLFGDVDIEYLSLGKSIELPADTDRPQSWRILARAGDVDITFNLSLVETVDDRSVTLRGSSASARLDYANDTLIVQRENASDIILNPFRKQLDQSFQNLKEGVVNATRQLGSLNGKSAYGLSFQGAFTPFYQSLRDGSSLDERFAGAAALKVMKAIDETLALIPKPKAKPKPAGKKKPKPSVLVIGGTGFIGRALTRELVAEGKDVRVLSRGVSGPFDDIADHVELYSAPLTDRQALTKAMQGIDAVYHLGKSLDATWEACLKNDVGVTVGIAEAAMEAGVSRFIYTGTIASYDMSDPSESISEHTGFAEDMTDRNLYARSKAKCEEELLKMHDDMGLPLVIARPGIVVGEGGPLQHWGIGRWHGAGAVRIWGPGTNILPFVLIDDVAKGLVLMMNSSDAVGKSFNLVADPMMSARDYFAAIHRELGAKIQVSSGNLTAFWMADAVKYGLKKYALRRHGAIRPSLADWKSRAHFSPFDNGLPKDLLGWEPENDKSRFVRKAITEANLLGF, encoded by the coding sequence ATGACGAAAAATACGATCAAAACAGCCATTATTGGCGCTGGCTACATTGCCGATTGGCATGCTCAGGCGTTGCAGGCGACCGAAGGTGCTGAGCTTGTTGCGGTTTGCGATCTGTCGGCCTCGGCGGCAGAGGCCTTTGCCGAAGCTTATGGGCTAGTTGCCTACACAGATTTGCAAGAACTGCTGGATGCCGATGTCTGTGACGCAGTTCATATCCTGACACCTCCAAGCAGCCATGCTGATCTGGCCATCCAGTGTCTGGAAGCGGGCAAACATTGCTTAGTCGAAAAACCAGTCGCGCTCAATTTTGAGGACACCAAGCGCATCACCGATGCCGCTGATGCCGCCGGCAAGGTTTTCGCAGCTGGTCATAATTTCATGGGGCTGCCGTCTTATGTACGTTTAAAGTCCGCTACGCGGGCCGGAGAATACGGCAAGATCACCTCGGCGGAGATCAATTGGCATTTCCCGCTGGCACCACTGCGGTCAGGTCCCTTTGGCTTGTGGCTTCTGAAAGAACCCAAAAACCTACTGCTTGAGCTTGGTCCTCATCTCTTTGCCTACGCCGTCGATCTATTTGGCGATGTCGACATCGAGTATCTCAGCCTCGGCAAATCGATCGAACTGCCGGCGGATACGGATCGCCCGCAAAGCTGGCGTATTCTCGCGCGGGCAGGGGATGTTGATATCACTTTCAACCTGTCCCTCGTCGAAACCGTTGATGATCGCTCTGTCACCCTGCGAGGTAGCAGTGCATCTGCACGGTTGGATTACGCGAATGACACGCTGATCGTGCAACGCGAAAACGCTTCTGACATCATTCTGAACCCCTTCCGAAAGCAGCTTGATCAGTCCTTTCAGAACCTCAAAGAGGGTGTGGTAAACGCGACCCGCCAACTGGGATCTCTCAATGGGAAGTCTGCCTACGGTTTGAGCTTTCAAGGCGCTTTTACACCATTTTATCAGTCTCTTAGAGATGGAAGTTCATTGGATGAACGCTTTGCTGGTGCTGCCGCTCTTAAAGTGATGAAGGCCATCGATGAGACTTTGGCATTGATACCAAAACCAAAGGCGAAGCCGAAGCCTGCAGGCAAAAAGAAACCTAAGCCGAGCGTGCTGGTCATTGGTGGCACGGGCTTTATTGGCCGGGCACTCACCCGGGAGCTCGTGGCAGAAGGTAAAGACGTGCGTGTGCTAAGTCGTGGTGTTTCCGGGCCGTTTGATGACATTGCTGATCACGTAGAGCTTTACTCCGCTCCTCTCACGGACAGGCAGGCGCTGACCAAAGCCATGCAGGGTATCGACGCGGTTTACCACTTGGGTAAGTCACTGGATGCGACATGGGAGGCCTGCCTGAAGAATGATGTTGGCGTTACTGTTGGTATTGCAGAGGCCGCTATGGAGGCAGGCGTTAGTCGGTTCATATATACTGGCACCATTGCCTCATATGATATGAGTGATCCGTCAGAAAGCATTTCAGAGCACACAGGGTTCGCCGAAGATATGACAGACCGCAATCTTTATGCGCGATCGAAGGCGAAATGCGAAGAAGAGCTGCTGAAAATGCATGATGACATGGGGCTGCCTCTGGTTATTGCGCGCCCTGGGATTGTCGTGGGCGAAGGTGGACCTTTGCAGCACTGGGGTATCGGTCGTTGGCATGGTGCTGGCGCGGTGCGTATCTGGGGTCCGGGTACAAACATCCTGCCATTTGTGCTGATCGATGATGTCGCCAAAGGGCTGGTCTTGATGATGAACAGCAGCGATGCCGTTGGGAAATCCTTTAATTTGGTGGCCGACCCGATGATGTCGGCGCGGGATTACTTTGCCGCAATCCATCGCGAACTCGGTGCAAAAATCCAGGTGTCTTCAGGCAATCTGACAGCCTTCTGGATGGCTGATGCGGTGAAATATGGGTTGAAGAAATATGCGTTGCGCCGCCATGGTGCGATCCGTCCAAGCCTTGCGGACTGGAAGTCCCGCGCGCATTTTTCACCATTTGACAACGGTTTGCCAAAAGATCTGCTTGGCTGGGAACCGGAAAATGACAAGTCCCGCTTTGTCCGAAAAGCCATCACCGAGGCAAATTTGCTTGGATTTTAG
- a CDS encoding CpsD/CapB family tyrosine-protein kinase, producing the protein MKDKRLPRAANSELYMSLGDEAQVLWDEMHEITLDEAHLRRNRIVTAQKTDPVHKRFDMLRTRLLLAMREHNWSRIAVTGVTEGCGASFVAANLALSVARMESVRTILFDMHFTKPELANLLGVENPGRLSDYLGGHISPEEYLIRAGQSLALGLNDTKVYHSSELIQQMMTTDVLSEMQDLLCPDMVIFDLPSVLDSDDVLGFLPNVDGVLLVVGGGQSLPEEVQRAEQALGDKTQLLGVVLNKAESLFS; encoded by the coding sequence ATGAAAGATAAGCGACTGCCGCGTGCAGCAAATTCAGAACTCTACATGTCCCTTGGCGATGAAGCGCAGGTGCTATGGGATGAAATGCACGAAATCACGCTGGATGAGGCGCATCTGCGTCGCAATCGGATTGTGACTGCGCAGAAGACCGATCCTGTGCATAAACGGTTCGATATGCTCCGCACGCGTCTGCTATTGGCCATGCGGGAACACAACTGGAGCCGTATCGCGGTGACAGGTGTGACAGAAGGCTGCGGTGCAAGCTTCGTTGCGGCCAATCTGGCACTGTCTGTTGCGCGCATGGAAAGCGTGCGGACAATCCTCTTTGATATGCATTTCACCAAGCCAGAGCTCGCAAATCTCTTAGGCGTCGAAAATCCGGGTCGGTTGAGCGACTATTTGGGTGGGCATATTTCACCCGAAGAATACCTGATCCGCGCTGGTCAATCTCTGGCACTCGGATTGAACGACACAAAGGTCTATCATTCCTCAGAGCTGATTCAGCAGATGATGACGACAGATGTGCTGTCAGAAATGCAGGATCTGCTATGCCCAGATATGGTGATTTTTGATCTGCCTTCGGTTCTGGACAGCGATGATGTGCTGGGCTTTCTGCCGAACGTTGATGGCGTGCTGCTGGTTGTCGGAGGCGGGCAGAGCCTGCCAGAAGAAGTGCAGCGTGCAGAGCAGGCTCTGGGAGACAAAACCCAATTGCTGGGTGTTGTCCTGAACAAGGCGGAAAGCCTCTTTTCCTAA
- a CDS encoding UbiA family prenyltransferase, which yields MQNTDSYDELPLYVDLDGTLVKTDVAQELLCQVAAKPGHWIELLKSASRGRAETKAYISETAEFAPENLPYRSEVLDYIQQEKDRGRRVILASATDMKIATKVADFIGNFDDIIASENGNNLKGSDKLKVIQDESNEFEYLGDSTADIPIWQAAKRAGYVNAPTAALQFQKETDKTSLLISDNKPVTNALLKAMRPHQWAKNALILLPLFFSHQYGQVELVAKALLATLIFCLCASAIYIVNDLLDIEADRKHAKKRYRPFAAGDLRPVTGAGFALVLLIVALSISSIVFGALLTSLFVLYLISTTLYSAWLKHKPIVDVVVLTCLYTLRIFIGGVAIGVALSPWLLNFSLFFFASLAFMKRYTEMRKVEAQGKDMARGYLVSDLAAILPMGVATGGLAVLTLTLYLNSAFVAATYGAVQLLWLIAPLIMFWVFRAWLKALRDEIDDDPVVFALRDPISRITLGLTIFVVLASRFLTLEGLIQ from the coding sequence ATGCAAAACACCGATTCATATGACGAGTTGCCACTTTATGTGGATCTGGATGGCACATTGGTTAAAACCGATGTTGCCCAGGAACTTCTATGCCAAGTGGCCGCAAAGCCAGGTCATTGGATCGAGCTATTGAAATCAGCATCGCGTGGGCGCGCTGAAACCAAGGCCTATATTTCTGAGACGGCTGAGTTTGCTCCTGAAAATCTACCTTATCGCTCTGAGGTACTTGACTACATTCAGCAAGAGAAGGACCGTGGTCGCCGCGTCATTCTCGCCAGTGCCACTGACATGAAGATTGCAACAAAAGTTGCTGACTTCATTGGGAATTTTGATGACATCATTGCATCTGAAAACGGAAACAATCTTAAAGGGTCTGATAAGCTTAAGGTCATTCAAGATGAGAGCAATGAGTTTGAATACTTGGGAGACTCTACAGCTGATATTCCCATCTGGCAGGCCGCGAAACGAGCGGGATATGTGAATGCTCCAACCGCTGCGCTTCAGTTCCAAAAGGAAACTGATAAAACCTCCCTTTTGATCTCTGACAACAAGCCAGTGACCAATGCGCTGCTCAAGGCAATGCGGCCACATCAATGGGCCAAAAACGCGTTGATCCTTTTGCCGCTGTTTTTCTCCCATCAATACGGGCAAGTGGAACTCGTCGCAAAAGCGCTCTTGGCGACATTGATCTTTTGCCTGTGTGCCTCTGCGATCTACATCGTGAACGATCTGCTTGATATCGAAGCTGATCGCAAACATGCAAAGAAACGGTATCGTCCTTTCGCTGCAGGTGATTTGCGTCCTGTTACAGGGGCAGGATTTGCATTGGTATTGCTTATAGTAGCCCTGTCGATCAGCAGCATCGTCTTTGGGGCTCTGCTCACCTCCTTGTTCGTACTTTATCTCATATCAACAACGCTTTACTCCGCATGGTTAAAGCATAAACCAATTGTCGATGTGGTGGTGCTGACCTGCCTTTACACGCTTCGAATATTCATTGGCGGCGTAGCAATCGGCGTTGCGCTCTCCCCTTGGCTGCTGAACTTCTCGCTCTTCTTCTTTGCTAGTCTGGCTTTCATGAAACGCTATACTGAAATGCGCAAAGTCGAAGCTCAGGGTAAAGATATGGCGCGTGGGTATCTGGTTTCTGACCTTGCAGCGATCCTGCCCATGGGTGTGGCGACAGGTGGTTTGGCAGTGCTGACGCTGACGCTTTATCTCAACAGTGCCTTCGTTGCAGCTACATATGGCGCTGTTCAGCTATTGTGGTTAATCGCTCCTTTGATCATGTTCTGGGTCTTCCGCGCTTGGCTCAAAGCCCTGCGCGATGAAATCGATGACGACCCGGTTGTTTTTGCGCTGCGCGACCCGATCAGCCGCATTACTCTGGGCCTCACTATTTTTGTGGTTTTGGCCTCCCGTTTCCTAACGTTAGAGGGCCTGATCCAATGA
- a CDS encoding phospholipid carrier-dependent glycosyltransferase, translating into MIALFAVALVVRIIGVDHGAIIGDERINEAAKVLTGRLVPDQHFYPPLLNYLTAILYGFMFAVGKVMGVWPDATAFRSQYFQDPTIFSVAGRVLVAAISALMAPIAYKFARKMKYEMGEALLISTVILLAPLSVYLSFMYKGDPALASFSLLTILLMVRKSQVPESWRLDIWLALSMVLALSFKHSFALNMLPLAIAYLVAIYPLVGVSGTLWSVVRIFLVGVITWPVLNIGIVLDFQNFLDFQKIQSVMSITEGATLSQSLGLLVERVFHLQSGLGLILPVLFLAFPLVANRTVQPRMLISIWLATIAGMILVAYLVRLRQPEHLWVSFFVVVAFFAALTLIEILRMHRAVGRILGAGVLALAIFGCLGLWQQTLARPITQEIASVIQENYSVRKIATGIPLPTVPQSRIAQDYEVARHQRTANKYDIELPPLSAERIIPLNSPNSQFILPLPNPMSGLENARDEDLVGNIRPYAWPPQIADWTLDAWLADGVDVFVVSNLPYLMHETSSVMLRAFYQDLNERCKVTAEFEPRKPLFLERKTIIMDCSMRP; encoded by the coding sequence ATGATCGCACTTTTCGCCGTCGCATTAGTTGTACGCATCATCGGAGTCGATCATGGTGCCATTATTGGTGATGAACGCATCAATGAGGCTGCAAAGGTCTTAACCGGGCGTTTGGTGCCAGATCAGCATTTCTATCCGCCATTACTGAATTATCTGACCGCAATTTTGTATGGATTCATGTTTGCAGTGGGCAAAGTCATGGGTGTCTGGCCTGACGCGACCGCATTCAGATCACAGTACTTCCAAGACCCAACGATATTCTCCGTTGCAGGCCGCGTTCTTGTCGCTGCCATTAGCGCGCTTATGGCGCCAATCGCTTATAAATTCGCTCGCAAAATGAAGTATGAAATGGGCGAGGCTTTACTAATTTCGACCGTCATTCTTCTCGCACCGCTGTCGGTGTATTTATCATTTATGTATAAGGGTGACCCTGCATTGGCCAGTTTTTCCCTGCTGACAATTCTCCTTATGGTGCGAAAAAGTCAAGTGCCCGAAAGTTGGAGGCTGGACATTTGGCTTGCTCTCTCAATGGTTTTGGCACTCAGCTTCAAGCATTCCTTTGCGTTGAATATGCTGCCGCTTGCTATTGCGTATCTGGTCGCGATCTACCCACTAGTTGGGGTATCGGGGACGCTCTGGTCCGTTGTAAGAATTTTCCTTGTGGGGGTGATCACCTGGCCAGTTCTTAATATCGGCATAGTTTTGGATTTTCAGAACTTCTTAGATTTTCAAAAAATTCAGTCCGTAATGTCGATCACCGAGGGCGCTACGCTTTCGCAATCTTTGGGACTATTGGTTGAACGTGTTTTCCACCTGCAAAGCGGCTTAGGGCTTATTCTTCCGGTCCTTTTTCTGGCTTTTCCTTTAGTTGCCAACAGAACAGTGCAACCTCGCATGCTGATTTCGATCTGGTTGGCGACGATCGCCGGTATGATCTTAGTGGCTTATCTTGTGCGACTGCGTCAGCCAGAGCATCTTTGGGTTTCTTTCTTTGTCGTCGTGGCCTTTTTTGCAGCGCTCACACTGATTGAGATCTTACGTATGCATCGCGCAGTGGGACGCATTTTGGGGGCAGGGGTTCTTGCTTTGGCGATCTTCGGATGCCTAGGGCTATGGCAGCAAACATTGGCTCGCCCGATCACCCAGGAAATCGCGTCGGTGATTCAGGAAAATTACTCGGTTCGCAAGATTGCGACGGGCATTCCGTTACCCACAGTGCCTCAATCGCGAATTGCGCAAGATTATGAGGTCGCGCGGCATCAACGGACGGCAAACAAGTATGACATTGAGCTCCCTCCCTTGTCCGCTGAGAGGATAATTCCGCTCAATAGCCCGAACTCTCAGTTCATTCTGCCGTTGCCCAATCCGATGTCGGGTCTTGAGAACGCAAGGGATGAAGATTTAGTGGGCAACATCCGTCCCTATGCGTGGCCCCCGCAAATCGCGGATTGGACCTTGGATGCCTGGCTCGCGGATGGGGTCGATGTCTTTGTTGTCTCAAACTTGCCATATCTGATGCATGAGACCAGTTCTGTGATGCTGCGAGCCTTCTATCAGGATTTGAACGAACGCTGTAAAGTGACTGCGGAGTTTGAACCTCGCAAGCCTCTGTTTTTGGAAAGAAAAACAATCATTATGGATTGTTCAATGCGGCCCTAA
- a CDS encoding crotonase/enoyl-CoA hydratase family protein produces the protein MAPQVTAEQFSNLKLEKHDDGVWVVTLNRPTKRNALNLDTIEELVTLFTNAPRAGAKAIVLAAEGDHFCAGLDLIEHHDEDRSPADFMHVCLRWHEAFNKMEYGGVPVIAALKGAVVGGGLELASSVHIRVADQSTYFALPEGQRGLFTGGGATIRVADLIGKARMIDMMLTGRVYQGQEAIDLGLAQYLVEGSSFDRALELAQRAAANLPLTNFAICSAISHMQNMSALDAAYAEAVVAGVVNTQPDARARLAAFADKTAARVRPNS, from the coding sequence ATGGCACCGCAAGTTACAGCAGAACAATTCTCCAACCTAAAACTGGAAAAGCACGATGATGGCGTCTGGGTTGTAACGCTGAACCGGCCCACAAAGCGCAACGCGCTGAACTTGGACACGATTGAAGAGCTGGTCACCCTTTTTACAAATGCGCCAAGAGCGGGTGCAAAGGCGATTGTGCTTGCAGCTGAAGGGGATCACTTCTGCGCGGGTCTCGACCTGATTGAACATCACGATGAAGATCGCAGCCCAGCAGATTTCATGCATGTTTGCCTGCGCTGGCACGAAGCCTTTAACAAAATGGAATATGGTGGTGTGCCTGTGATCGCGGCTCTGAAAGGCGCGGTAGTAGGTGGAGGGCTGGAACTTGCGAGTTCGGTACACATCCGTGTCGCGGATCAGAGCACCTATTTTGCGCTTCCTGAAGGACAACGTGGCCTGTTCACAGGTGGTGGCGCGACTATACGGGTCGCAGATCTCATCGGAAAAGCTCGGATGATCGACATGATGCTGACTGGACGTGTTTATCAGGGACAAGAAGCCATCGACCTCGGCCTTGCGCAGTATTTGGTAGAAGGCTCCAGCTTTGATCGTGCCCTAGAACTCGCGCAACGCGCGGCAGCAAACCTTCCGCTCACCAATTTCGCGATCTGTTCTGCGATAAGCCACATGCAAAATATGTCGGCTTTGGATGCTGCCTACGCGGAAGCCGTAGTTGCGGGTGTGGTGAATACCCAACCAGATGCGCGTGCTCGCCTCGCGGCCTTCGCAGACAAGACAGCAGCACGTGTACGCCCCAACAGTTAG
- a CDS encoding AraC family transcriptional regulator produces the protein MVSDQRHSTVSYLLIEDLLDAIREIAEPHVFHQILLKAGISIPGDRRKARISRDQIVRLYKVAAHMTGDEMMGLWSRPIRKGALKQICVASLSASSLGAGIFRMATFWNLVLDDCQLKLTASNDHAHLALIPQEGAQLNRFGQMLLLKLTHGLASWLAGRELPVAQVGFAFPQPEFAEDYPVLFPANCKFSAPISQISFDRALWANPINRQFSELSEFLNQAPRDWIFTSSHEHALALQVREHLYQTHFEATLQSTADYMNVTTRTLIRRLEAQATSFQTIKDNTRRDQAMSALSEGVSVEAVAQDLGFSSVSTFHRAFKSWTGLTPAGFRKSAV, from the coding sequence GTGGTAAGTGACCAACGGCATTCCACAGTTTCATATCTACTGATTGAAGATCTTCTTGACGCCATCCGTGAGATTGCAGAGCCGCATGTCTTTCATCAAATTTTGCTGAAAGCGGGGATTTCAATTCCAGGAGATCGGCGCAAAGCTCGGATTTCTCGCGATCAAATCGTGCGCCTTTATAAGGTCGCAGCCCATATGACAGGCGACGAAATGATGGGCCTCTGGAGCAGGCCCATTCGCAAAGGAGCGCTTAAGCAGATATGCGTGGCGAGCTTGTCTGCCTCTTCGCTGGGCGCCGGCATCTTTCGTATGGCAACTTTCTGGAATTTGGTTCTGGATGATTGTCAGTTGAAACTTACAGCCTCGAATGATCACGCGCATTTGGCTCTCATTCCGCAAGAGGGGGCACAACTTAATCGATTTGGGCAGATGCTGCTTCTGAAGCTGACACATGGTTTGGCGTCATGGTTGGCGGGACGGGAATTGCCCGTAGCTCAGGTTGGTTTTGCATTTCCTCAACCCGAATTTGCCGAAGACTACCCAGTATTGTTCCCAGCGAATTGCAAGTTTAGTGCCCCGATTTCGCAAATATCATTTGACCGCGCGCTTTGGGCAAATCCGATCAATCGCCAGTTCTCTGAACTATCAGAATTCTTAAATCAGGCGCCAAGAGATTGGATTTTTACGTCATCCCACGAACATGCGCTTGCATTGCAGGTTCGTGAGCATCTCTATCAGACACATTTTGAAGCAACGCTCCAAAGTACTGCGGATTATATGAATGTGACCACAAGGACACTCATCAGACGTCTTGAAGCGCAGGCGACTTCTTTCCAAACGATCAAAGACAATACGCGCCGAGATCAGGCCATGTCAGCTTTGTCAGAGGGGGTGAGCGTTGAAGCCGTTGCTCAAGATCTTGGGTTCTCGTCCGTATCAACCTTTCATCGTGCATTTAAAAGCTGGACGGGCCTCACGCCTGCGGGTTTTCGTAAAAGCGCAGTTTGA
- a CDS encoding DUF2306 domain-containing protein — protein MTTLSVLTNMQPNVALHAGAATFAFCLTPFVLWRQKRDRLHKILGYAWVIAMAITALSSFSISAVGGFGRFSFLHGLAILALWSLYSAIRMAIKGNIKGHQAALRNLATFGLGLPMVLNFLPDRTLSRAFSNESPLLGLTLMSLMYIGILVWRTSKRKDQKLRSILPLTRFSA, from the coding sequence ATGACAACCCTGAGCGTTCTTACAAATATGCAACCAAATGTCGCTTTACATGCAGGTGCAGCGACTTTTGCCTTTTGCCTCACCCCATTTGTTTTGTGGCGACAGAAACGCGACCGTTTGCACAAAATCCTTGGCTACGCGTGGGTCATCGCCATGGCCATCACAGCGTTGTCGTCTTTCTCCATATCTGCCGTGGGTGGATTTGGCCGTTTCAGTTTCTTGCACGGTCTTGCGATCCTGGCCCTGTGGTCGCTTTACTCCGCTATTCGAATGGCCATCAAAGGCAATATCAAAGGCCATCAAGCTGCGCTTCGTAACCTGGCGACCTTTGGACTGGGCTTACCGATGGTGCTTAACTTTTTGCCAGATCGCACCTTGTCACGGGCTTTTTCGAACGAAAGCCCCTTACTCGGCCTAACCCTTATGAGCCTGATGTATATCGGTATTCTCGTCTGGCGGACGTCTAAACGCAAAGATCAGAAACTCAGAAGCATCCTTCCTCTCACACGTTTCAGTGCGTGA